Genomic DNA from Thermobifida alba:
GGTGGTCTCGGCCTTCGGCGTGGTCGGCCTGTCCACCGGGATCGCCCCCGCTCTGCCGCCGCACGGCCAGGTCCTGTTGACCATACTGATGTTCGCGGGGCGGCTCGGTCCGATCACCTTCGCCTCCGCCCTGGCGCTGCGGGAGCGCACCCGGCGCTACGACCTGCCCGAGGGCCGCCCCGTCATCGGCTGACACCACGAGGAGCAACAGTGCCGCGCAGCACAGCGAACGACCGACGGGTACTCGTCATCGGTCTCGGCCGGTTCGGCGGTTCCCTCGCCGAGGAACTGGTCGCCCACGGGTGGGAGGTGCTGGGCGTGGACAACAACCCCCGCCGGGTGCAGTCCTACGCCGACCTCCTCACGTACACCGTCGTCGCCGACACCACCGACGACGAGACGCTGCGCCAGATCGGCGCGCACGAGTTCTCCCGCGCGGTGGTGGCCATCGGCAGCCACCTGGAGGAGAGCATCCTGACCACGTCCCTGCTGGTGGACATGGGGGTGCCCAACATCTGGGCCAAGGCGGTCAACCGGCGCCACGGCCGCATCCTCCAGCAGATCGGCGCCCACCACGTGGTGCTGCCCGAGCACGACATGGGCGAACGGGTGGCCCACCTGCTGTCGGGGCGGATGCTGGACTACGTCGAGATCGAGGAGAACTTCGCCCTCGGCAAGACCCGCGCCCCCCTGGAGATCATCGGCCGCAGGCTGGGGGAGACCGGGGTGCGCTCGGCCCACGGCATCACCGTGGTGTGCATCAAGCGGCACGGCGAGTCGTTCACCTACGCCACGGCGGACACCGTCCCGCAGAAGGGGGACATCGTCATCGTCGCGGGCAAGACCGACGACGTGGAGCGGTTCGCCGAGCTGAAGTAGCCGACCGACGGCAAAGTGGACATACTTCCGGAATTGACAATGATTTTCACTTTCGTGAAAATGATTCCATGCACTCTGAAATATCGACGAAACTGCTCGCCGCCGGCGCCGCGGGAGCGCTGCTGGCCTCCCTGACCGCGTGCTCGGAGGACCCCGGCGGAGCCGCCGGGGTCCAGATCGTCACCACGGTCTACCCGCTGGAGTGGCTGGCCTCCCGGATCGCGGACGGCCACGCCTCGGTCACCAACCTGACGGAAGCCGGCGCCGACCCCCACGAGGTGGAGCTGAGCCCCCGCCAGATCGGCGTGATCGCCGACGCCGACGTGGTCCTCCACATCGGCGGGATGCAGCCCGCCGTCGACGAGGCGGTCGGCCAGCACGCCGCGGACCGCTCCCTCGACGCGGCCGAGGTGGTCGATCTGCTCCCCGCCCCGGATGCCGGGCACGGCCACCACGACGACACGGAGCACCACGGAGAGGGGGCCGGGGCCCACGGCGGCGTGGACCCGCACCTGTGGCTGGACACCGAGCGGCTGGCCGTCCTCGCGGGGGAGCTGGCCGACCGGCTGGGCGAGGCCGACCCCGACCACGCGGCGGCCTACCGGGAGAACCACGACGCGACCGTCGCGGAGCTGGCCGAACTGGGGGCCGCCTACACGGAGGGGCTGACCGGCTGCGCACGGCGTGAACTGGTGGTGGCCCACGCCGCGTTCGGGTACCTGGCCGACGCCCACGGCCTGGAGCAGATCAGCGTCACCGGCCTCGACTCCCACGAGGAGCCCTCCCCCGCCCGGATCGCCGAGGTGGTGCACGCCGTCGAGGAGCACGGCGCCACCACGGTCTTCACCTCTCCGCTGACCGACCCCTCCATCGCCGAGACCGTCGCGGGCGAGACCGGCGCCGAGGTCGCGGTGCTGGACCCCCTGGAGAGCCTCACCGAGGAGTCGCCGGGCACGGACTACCCGTCCGTGATGCGGGCGAACCTGGACTCCCTCACCGCCGCCCTGGACTGTTCCTGACCGCCCCGCCGTCCCCCT
This window encodes:
- a CDS encoding potassium channel family protein yields the protein MPRSTANDRRVLVIGLGRFGGSLAEELVAHGWEVLGVDNNPRRVQSYADLLTYTVVADTTDDETLRQIGAHEFSRAVVAIGSHLEESILTTSLLVDMGVPNIWAKAVNRRHGRILQQIGAHHVVLPEHDMGERVAHLLSGRMLDYVEIEENFALGKTRAPLEIIGRRLGETGVRSAHGITVVCIKRHGESFTYATADTVPQKGDIVIVAGKTDDVERFAELK
- a CDS encoding metal ABC transporter solute-binding protein, Zn/Mn family, with product MHSEISTKLLAAGAAGALLASLTACSEDPGGAAGVQIVTTVYPLEWLASRIADGHASVTNLTEAGADPHEVELSPRQIGVIADADVVLHIGGMQPAVDEAVGQHAADRSLDAAEVVDLLPAPDAGHGHHDDTEHHGEGAGAHGGVDPHLWLDTERLAVLAGELADRLGEADPDHAAAYRENHDATVAELAELGAAYTEGLTGCARRELVVAHAAFGYLADAHGLEQISVTGLDSHEEPSPARIAEVVHAVEEHGATTVFTSPLTDPSIAETVAGETGAEVAVLDPLESLTEESPGTDYPSVMRANLDSLTAALDCS